The proteins below come from a single Branchiostoma floridae strain S238N-H82 chromosome 5, Bfl_VNyyK, whole genome shotgun sequence genomic window:
- the LOC118416890 gene encoding uncharacterized protein LOC118416890: MSMNVQMKQKTATPRQPVPTRTVPSSVTVTAVTMETGSTVPMLTNVQKAHTTATPRQPVPTRTALLHVIALKGTVEMVSPVLMSTNVQMAQTTATPRQPVPTRTALLHVIALKGTVEMVSPVLTSTNVQMTQTTATPRQPVPTRTALLHVIALKGTVEMVSPVLTSTNVQMAQTTATPRQPVPTRTVLLHVIALKGTVEMESTVLTSTNVQMAQTTATPRQPVPTRTALLHVIALKGTVEMVSPVLTSTNVQMAQTTATPRQPVPTRTALLHVIALKGTVEMVSPVLMSTNVQMAQTTATPRQPVPTRTALLHVYVVTVISAMESPVLMSMNVQMEHTTATPRQPVPTRTVLLHVIALKGTVEMESTVLTSTNVQMAQTTATPRQPVPTRTALLHVYVVTVISAMESPVLMSMNVQMEHTTATPRQPVPTRTALLHVIALKGTVEMVSPVLTSTNV, from the exons atgtcgATGAATGTGCAGATGAAACAGAAAACTGCCACGCCCAggcaacctgtaccaacacggacggTTCCTTCATCTGTGACTGTCACGGCGGTTACCATGGAGACGGGGTCAACTGTACCG atgtTGACGAATGTGCAGAAGGCACACACAACTGCCACGCCCAggcaacctgtaccaacacggacggCTCTTTTACATGTGATTGCACTGAAGGGTACAGTGGAAATGGTATCACCTGTACTG ATGTCAACGAATGTGCAGATGGCACAGACAACTGCCACGCCCAggcaacctgtaccaacacggacggCTCTTTTACATGTGATTGCACTGAAGGGTACAGTGGAAATGGTATCACCTGTACTG acgtcgacgaatgtgcagatgacacagacaactgccacgcccaggcaacctgtaccaacacggacggCTCTTTTACATGTGATTGCACTGAAGGGTACAGTGGAAATGGTATCACCTGTACTG ACGTCAACGAATGTGCAGATGGCACAGACAACTGCCACGCCCAggcaacctgtaccaacacggacggTTCTTTTACATGTGATTGCACTGAAGGGTACAGTGGAAATGGAGTCAACTGTACTG ACGTCAACGAATGTGCAGATGGCACAGACAACTGCCACGCCCAggcaacctgtaccaacacggacggCTCTTTTACATGTGATTGCACTGAAGGGTACAGTGGAAATGGTATCACCTGTACTG ACGTCGACGAATGTGCAGATGGCACAGACAACTGCCACGCCCAggcaacctgtaccaacacggacggCTCTTTTACATGTGATTGCACTGAAGGGTACAGTGGAAATGGTATCACCTGTACTG ATGTCAACGAATGTGCAGATGGCACAGACAACTGCCACACCCAggcaacctgtaccaacacggacggctcttttacatgtgtatgtagtgACGGTTATATCGGCAATGGAATCACCTGTACTA ATGTCGATGAATGTGCAAATGGAACACACAACTGCCACGCCCAggcaacctgtaccaacacggacggTTCTTTTACATGTGATTGCACTGAAGGGTACAGTGGAAATGGAGTCAACTGTACTG acgtcgacgaatgtgcagatggcacagacaactgccacgcccaggcaacctgtaccaacacggacggctcttttacatgtgtatgtagtgACGGTTATATCGGCAATGGAATCACCTGTACTA atgtcgATGAATGTGCAAATGGAACACACAACTGCCACGCCCAggcaacctgtaccaacacggacggCTCTTTTACATGTGATTGCACTGAAGGGTACAGTGGAAATGGTATCACCTGTACTG ACGTCGACGAATGTGTAG